One region of Dryobates pubescens isolate bDryPub1 chromosome 20, bDryPub1.pri, whole genome shotgun sequence genomic DNA includes:
- the CHMP6 gene encoding charged multivesicular body protein 6: protein MGNLFGRKRRSRVTEQDKAVLQLKQQRDKLKQYQKRISQNLERERALARQLLKDGKKEKAMLLLKKKRYQEQLLDKTENQISNLERMVQDIEFTQIEMKVIEGLKIGNECLNKMHQVMSIEEVERIIGETQDAVEYQRQIDELLAGSLTEEDEDAILEELNTITQEQMELPEVPSEPLPEKIPEASPIKNRPKPELVAAS from the exons ATGGGGAACCTCTTCGGGAGGAAGCGGCGGAGCCGCGTCACCGAGCAGGACAAGGCGGTGCTG CAACTGAAGCAGCAGCGGGACAAGCTGAAGCAGTATCAGAAGCGGATAAGCCAGAACCTGGAGCGGGAGCGAGCCctggccaggcagctgctgaaggacGGCAAAAAAGA GAAAGCTATGCTCTTGCTAAAGAAGAAACGCTACCAAGAGCAACTTCTAGACAAAACAGAGAACCAAATCAGCAACTTGGAGAGGATG GTCCAGGATATTGAATTCACCCAGATCGAAATGAAGGTCATTGAGGGTCTGAAAATAGGCAACGAATGTCTGAACAAAATGCACCAG GTTATGTCAATAGAAGAAGTAGAAAGAATAATAGGGGAAACCCAGGACGCTGTGGAGTACCAGAGG CAAAtagatgagctgctggctggcagcctgACTGAGGAAGATGAAGATGCCATTCTAGAAGAATTAAACACTATTACTCAG GAACAGATGGAGCTTCCAGAAGTTCCTTCAGAGCCCCTTCCAGAAAAGATCCCAG AAGCATCACCCATCAAGAACAGGCCAAAACCAGAACTGGTGGCAGCATCTTAA